A window of Fusarium falciforme chromosome 1, complete sequence genomic DNA:
CAGTTCTTTCGCTTGTACAGTCGGTATTTCTGTCCTCGAAGTCGCACCTTGATGGTATCCTCGGCCATCTTCAATTGCTTTGCGCTGATTCTGCGGTGGTGGTCCGTCATTCGCAGACCGTAGTCGCCCCAGATCACAGTCGTTCCCTTTGTCGAGCCTCCAGTGGCCACACGGGGACGtcccttggccatcttcttctttcggTTCAGATTGGGCTCGAGCCAGCTGCCCAGCATGGAGGAAGTCGTCGAGAAGGCGCGGACATTTTGGAGCCGTCTGGTCGCATCAAGCGTCTTCGAGGACTGCTGGAGAGGGGCGCGGAATTGTCGCAGGGGCGAGGAAGCGCATATCCTCAGTCCCTGAAAGGCATTGAGCAATGCCGATGTGTTGGCGGGCTTCATGGCGGTGATCGGACTTGTCGTCTTGAAGCTGCCTCGCATGACCGAGCTCCAGAAAATCTTCCCCGGCCGAAGATGGGGTGGAGTTGTGGCCTGAAAATCAAGGCCCACATGGCAGGGCCACTTTAGCCTGCAGTCACGGATCTCGCGTCAGCTTCGCGTTTGGTAGGAGCGGACGTGCACGTCACCAGACTCGAACTTCTAGGCTGCTCCTCGATTGCCTGAGATTGTCGGACAACCACTTCCCCCAGGCAACACTCGCACATGGTATAAGTGAGGGCCGTTGCCCCCATATCGTCAGAATTGAGGCAAAATAATCATCGCCAAAAATGCCTTCTGACATCCGGTCCTTCTTCGCGCCAAAGGGTGGTGCGCCCCCAAAGCCTGCAGCCAAAAAGGCAGAGGAAccggccaagaccaagcgCACCAGTAGGTTCCAATACTCTTTATCCTTTCCCATCATACTGACGAAAAATAGAGGGCCGTCGAGTCGTTGAGGAtagcgaggatgaagaagatgaagtcgTTGAGTATGTACTTCTGCCATCTTGCGCTACGTTTGCTGACGCCGAACTAGAGTGAAGAAACCAGCCAAGCCAGcaccgaagaagaagacacaGTGCGTTGTTCCTTCTGAAAACCCCAATTGACTCTATTCTAACCCAATTCAGGGATGAGCCAAAGGGTGTAGCTATTTCCGCCGACGATTACTTTGCATCAACAAAGAGCAGCAAACCTTCGAGTTCGGCGACTCCCAAAAAACCTGCAGCCAAGTCCGACGTCCCGATACGTGCGAGCCCTCGAGGCAAACCTGCAACCGCGAAGCCTGCAGCACCTGCCAAAAACGGCACAGTTCCCGCTAAACGAAAGACAACGACCTCCTACTCTCACCATgcggttgatgatgatgccgacgCTTACATGGATGatggcgaagaagaagatgatgatatcTTTGCTGCCGATGCCAAGGGCCGCAGCAAGCGGAAGAACGATGACTATGAGGAGGACGaatcggaggaggaggagctccccaagcccaagcggGTAGCTACACGGGGGCGTCCATCTGCAGCCAAGGACAACGACGTGAAGGTGACGAAGGCTGCACCTGCaagcaagaagagaa
This region includes:
- a CDS encoding Ribosomal-L16 domain-containing protein, translating into MKPANTSALLNAFQGLRICASSPLRQFRAPLQQSSKTLDATRRLQNVRAFSTTSSMLGSWLEPNLNRKKKMAKGRPRVATGGSTKGTTVIWGDYGLRMTDHHRRISAKQLKMAEDTIKVRLRGQKYRLYKRKNCNVGVYVSGNDMRMGKGKGSFDHWATRMAVSQILFEIRGRLHEQVVRDAFRLAGNKLPGQWEFVKKGEAPMVGITKLDGITLEELKRPRREIAPAELLKASSPTTETQFGSTPAASGSS